Proteins encoded by one window of Salvia splendens isolate huo1 chromosome 14, SspV2, whole genome shotgun sequence:
- the LOC121765508 gene encoding uncharacterized protein LOC121765508, whose amino-acid sequence MENTKNTGNISGSGDSNAAAFMADLLQKLGGPEEAMKAFAMFTTMMEQTAQAASTSAAPPPPKISGASPPQPEAVHTVAETTAADIRGEETDLAAGLELLAVSEPRKETLGTSVSVDLSVVLPVSITEGETHVAEKFEEGETPGVCVSVSEGDEALISEEAVEGETLEVFWGQ is encoded by the exons ATGGAGAACACAAAGAACACAGGAAACATTTCAGGATCCGGCGATTCTAACGCAGCGGCGTTCATGGCCGACCTATTGCAAAAGCTTGGGGGGCCGGAAGAAGCGATGAAAGCATTTGCTATGTTCACCACCATGATGGAACAGACCGCACAGGCTGCTTCAACATCtgccgcaccaccaccaccaaaaatTTCAGGGGCTTCACCACCCCAACCAGAGGCCGTTCATACCGTCGCAGAAACAACCGCCGCAGACATACGAGGAGAGGAGACAGATCTGGCAGCGGGGTTGGAACTGTTGGCTGTAAGCGAACCAAG GAAAGAAACCCTAGGTACATCTGTGAGTGTGGATCTGTCTGTTGTTTTGCCTGTTAGTAttactgagggggaaacccatgTTGCTGAGAAATTCgaagagggggaaacccctggtgTTTGTGTGAGTGTTTCAGAGGGTGACGAAGCCCTAATTTCTGAGGAGGctgtggagggggaaaccctggAAGTTTTTTGGGGGCAGTAA